In Curtobacterium sp. TC1, the following proteins share a genomic window:
- a CDS encoding M81 family metallopeptidase has product MSETVSATPAVARRPVVAIAGLAIETSTFTPTRTHAPAFHPDRGDEVVARYPFLSAMSDTADFRGALIGHALPGGIVDRASYEELATEIVTRLRAIVDAEHVDGLWYDIHGAMVVEGLDDAETDLLGRIRAVIGPDVVVSASMDLHGNVTRELAHQVDLVTCYRMAPHEDAMETKERAVRNLVDVLTTRPAGAQRPVKAWIPIPVLLPGEQTSTRLEPAASLYAQVPLVEQTDGVLDAAIWVGYAWADQPRDQAVTVVTGWDEAAVAAGAERLARAFWDAREDFVFVAPTGTFEECLDAALAPGAAHPYFVSDSGDNPTAGGSGDMTWGLTQVLANPAFASADGPTLIYASVPGPAAVATAVAAGVGATVTVTAGAEVDDVHAGPITMTGRVHAIKHGDRDAETEVVLQVGSVFAILTKLRKPYHHEHDFTDLDLAPRQADVVVVKIGYLEPELFDMAADWMLALTPGGVDQDLLRLGHHRIARPMFPYDRVFPEAPDLTARIIPASDQPLGASA; this is encoded by the coding sequence GTGTCTGAGACCGTGTCCGCCACCCCCGCCGTCGCCCGACGTCCGGTCGTCGCCATCGCCGGACTGGCGATCGAGACGTCGACCTTCACGCCCACCCGCACGCACGCTCCGGCGTTCCACCCGGACCGCGGCGACGAGGTCGTGGCGCGGTACCCGTTCCTGTCCGCGATGTCGGACACGGCGGACTTCCGTGGGGCGCTCATCGGGCACGCGCTGCCCGGCGGCATCGTGGACCGCGCCTCGTACGAGGAACTCGCGACCGAGATCGTGACGCGACTGCGCGCGATCGTCGACGCCGAGCACGTGGACGGCCTCTGGTACGACATCCACGGCGCGATGGTCGTCGAGGGGCTCGACGACGCCGAGACGGACCTGCTCGGGCGGATCCGCGCGGTGATCGGCCCGGACGTCGTCGTGTCGGCGTCGATGGACCTGCACGGCAACGTCACGCGGGAGCTCGCCCACCAGGTCGACCTGGTGACCTGCTACCGGATGGCCCCGCACGAGGACGCCATGGAGACGAAGGAGCGGGCCGTCCGCAACCTGGTCGACGTGCTCACCACGCGTCCCGCCGGCGCGCAGCGCCCCGTGAAGGCCTGGATCCCGATCCCCGTCCTGCTGCCCGGCGAGCAGACCTCGACCCGCCTCGAACCCGCCGCCTCGCTGTACGCACAGGTGCCGCTCGTCGAGCAGACCGACGGTGTGCTCGACGCCGCGATCTGGGTCGGCTACGCCTGGGCGGACCAGCCGCGCGACCAGGCCGTCACCGTCGTCACCGGATGGGACGAGGCCGCCGTCGCCGCCGGCGCCGAGCGACTCGCCCGAGCCTTCTGGGACGCCCGCGAGGACTTCGTGTTCGTCGCGCCGACGGGCACGTTCGAGGAGTGCCTCGACGCGGCGCTCGCTCCCGGCGCCGCGCACCCGTACTTCGTGTCCGACTCCGGGGACAACCCCACCGCGGGCGGCTCCGGCGACATGACCTGGGGCCTGACGCAGGTGCTCGCGAACCCGGCGTTCGCGAGTGCCGACGGCCCCACCCTGATCTACGCGAGCGTCCCCGGACCCGCCGCGGTCGCCACGGCCGTCGCTGCGGGGGTCGGCGCGACGGTCACCGTGACCGCGGGAGCCGAGGTCGACGACGTCCACGCCGGACCGATCACCATGACCGGCCGGGTGCACGCGATCAAGCACGGCGACCGCGACGCCGAGACCGAGGTCGTGCTGCAGGTCGGCAGCGTGTTCGCGATCCTGACGAAGCTCCGGAAGCCGTACCACCACGAGCACGACTTCACCGACCTCGACCTGGCACCGCGGCAGGCGGACGTCGTCGTCGTGAAGATCGGGTACCTCGAGCCGGAGCTGTTCGACATGGCCGCCGACTGGATGCTCGCGCTCACCCCTGGTGGTGTCGACCAGGACCTGCTCCGCCTCGGGCACCACAGGATCGCGCGCCCGAT
- a CDS encoding ROK family protein — protein sequence MTDLSARVLELVASGQAASRTEIATLLGAAPSTVSHVVSQLLSHGLLAEEGTDVSTGGRPRKVLRIGGVDEYAVAADVGGGHARVGIVLPGGALESVANVPFALSDGPTAGLQRLAGLLERLADDRGRAGLRGVGLSLPGPVDVEAGVVDLPSRMPGWNGFPVAAWLSERFGLPAIVDNDANCMAAGEQSVQPPGRRQTITIKAGSAIGAGIVIDGRLYRGSTGSAGDITHVRIDAAGDTPCSCGNTGCLETVASGAALVRILSDAGVDVSSTADVVRLASDAHPEATRAVRLAGRYLGEVLAANVNFFNPDAVYLGGILSTLDPFIAAVRSQLYESCHPLMTQHLAIEPVSLGADAGLVGAGQFALQRGLAASLEELSTPIPQSTTRNRSVRV from the coding sequence GTGACGGACCTCTCTGCTCGCGTTCTCGAACTCGTCGCGTCCGGCCAGGCCGCGAGTCGCACCGAGATCGCCACGCTGCTCGGCGCCGCTCCGTCGACGGTGTCGCACGTCGTCAGCCAGCTGCTGTCGCACGGGTTGCTCGCGGAAGAGGGCACCGACGTCTCGACCGGTGGACGCCCGCGCAAGGTGCTCCGCATCGGCGGCGTCGACGAGTACGCGGTCGCCGCGGACGTCGGCGGCGGCCACGCGCGGGTCGGGATCGTGCTGCCAGGAGGCGCGCTCGAGTCGGTCGCGAACGTCCCGTTCGCCCTCTCCGACGGTCCGACCGCCGGACTGCAGCGACTGGCTGGCCTGCTCGAGCGGCTCGCGGACGACCGTGGTCGCGCCGGCCTGCGCGGGGTCGGCCTGAGCCTGCCCGGTCCCGTCGACGTCGAGGCCGGTGTCGTCGACCTGCCGAGCCGGATGCCGGGGTGGAACGGGTTCCCCGTGGCGGCCTGGCTGTCCGAACGCTTCGGCCTGCCGGCGATCGTCGACAACGACGCGAACTGCATGGCCGCCGGCGAGCAGAGCGTGCAGCCTCCAGGACGCCGGCAGACCATCACGATCAAGGCCGGGTCGGCGATCGGCGCGGGCATCGTCATCGACGGCCGCCTGTACCGCGGGTCAACGGGCTCGGCCGGCGACATCACCCACGTGCGGATCGACGCCGCCGGTGACACCCCCTGCTCGTGCGGGAACACGGGGTGCCTCGAGACCGTCGCGTCCGGGGCCGCCCTGGTGCGGATCCTGTCGGACGCCGGGGTCGACGTCTCCTCGACCGCCGACGTCGTCCGACTCGCTTCGGACGCCCACCCCGAGGCCACCCGTGCCGTCCGCCTGGCCGGACGGTACCTCGGCGAGGTGCTGGCGGCCAACGTGAACTTCTTCAACCCGGACGCCGTCTACCTGGGCGGCATCCTCTCCACCCTCGACCCCTTCATCGCAGCGGTGCGCAGTCAGCTGTACGAGAGCTGCCACCCGCTCATGACGCAGCACCTGGCCATCGAGCCGGTGTCGCTCGGCGCCGATGCCGGGCTCGTCGGTGCCGGGCAGTTCGCGCTGCAGCGGGGCCTCGCCGCCTCGCTCGAGGAACTGTCCACCCCCATCCCGCAGTCCACCACCAGGAACAGGAGCGTCCGTGTCTGA